One genomic window of Nakamurella panacisegetis includes the following:
- a CDS encoding DUF389 domain-containing protein, with product MSHLRLLVPAELSAAVLALLGRYPGVAHLTQVRGASLAPAGDLIELDVVREAADELIEELQQLGLSSAGAICVSPVDLSLSAGSIRAERQAPGNSPDSVIWQQVESRTGTDSALSGTFLAFLTIAALLAGIGVVLDSPITVVGAMVVGPEFGPLAAISVGLIRRRPRLARRGFVTLAVGFPVAMLFTAGAAWVGARTGLVNAGELATNTQTEFIYKPGVLSLVVALLAGAAGMLSTTSGKSAALVGVFISVTTVPAAGYAAVATVFGEWHQVWGSALQLLINLIGIVVAGVVTLFVVRRFDVFRAARRGRRARSKLETRLP from the coding sequence GTGTCCCACCTGCGACTGCTGGTCCCGGCCGAGCTCAGCGCCGCCGTCCTGGCGCTGCTCGGCCGGTACCCCGGGGTCGCCCACCTGACCCAGGTGCGCGGCGCGTCGCTGGCCCCGGCCGGGGACCTGATCGAGCTGGACGTGGTCCGCGAGGCGGCCGACGAGCTGATCGAGGAGCTGCAGCAGCTCGGTCTGTCATCGGCCGGCGCCATCTGTGTGTCGCCGGTCGACCTCTCGTTGTCGGCTGGGTCGATCCGGGCCGAGCGGCAGGCACCGGGTAACTCCCCGGACTCGGTGATCTGGCAGCAGGTCGAGTCCCGCACCGGCACGGACTCCGCACTGTCCGGCACCTTCCTGGCCTTCCTGACCATCGCCGCCCTGCTGGCCGGGATCGGCGTCGTGCTGGACTCGCCGATCACCGTGGTCGGGGCGATGGTGGTCGGACCGGAATTCGGCCCGTTGGCGGCGATCTCGGTCGGGCTGATCCGGCGCCGCCCGCGGCTGGCCCGGCGGGGCTTCGTCACGCTGGCGGTCGGCTTCCCGGTGGCCATGCTGTTCACCGCGGGGGCGGCCTGGGTGGGGGCGAGGACCGGGCTGGTGAACGCGGGCGAGCTCGCGACCAACACGCAGACCGAGTTCATCTACAAGCCGGGTGTGCTGTCCCTGGTCGTGGCCCTGCTCGCCGGGGCGGCCGGCATGCTCAGCACCACCAGCGGCAAGTCGGCGGCGTTGGTCGGGGTGTTCATCTCCGTCACCACCGTCCCGGCGGCCGGGTACGCGGCGGTGGCCACCGTGTTCGGCGAATGGCACCAGGTCTGGGGCTCGGCCCTACAGCTGTTGATCAACCTGATCGGCATCGTGGTGGCCGGAGTGGTCACGTTGTTCGTCGTCCGCCGGTTCGACGTGTTCCGGGCCGCACGTCGCGGGCGCCGAGCGCGTTCCAAGTTGGAAACACGGCTTCCCTAG
- a CDS encoding circularly permuted type 2 ATP-grasp protein has translation MTAVLRTGAESLVERYLSRYGMFAPVDSDTPRRYDEMTGTSGVLLPGWAEIAGALDSIGRDGLAALTDLVDRKLEDDGVTYTPVSAGQQAATPPDAAAVAPQRWELDPVPLLIDAGDWARLESGLRQRSVLLDALLTDIYSSRSVLTGGLVPPELIFEHDHYLRQAHGIRIPGAHQLFFHAVDVCRGPEGAFQALGDRTQAPSGAGYAMADRRVVSRVLPELFRRSAPRGLGNFFHSILGSLQAVAPTGAENPRIVVLSPGTHSETAFDQAFLASMLGLPLVESADLTVRGGRLWMRALGRYEPVDVVLRRVDANWSDPLDLRPDSQLGVVGLTEACRRGTVTVVNSLGSGVLENPGLLPYLPALARELLGEDLKLQSVPTFWCGEASGLSHVLAHLDDMVLRPTGAGASVVPSLLSQGEQDAWRTRLAAEPTRWVGQQRATFSEAPAVGADGLAARRVGMRLFTVAHQSGYVAMAGGLGRVVSDVASPPRDHTPGPSVAKDIWVRSVRAEPTSGAEPVSRLDSGPLVEPVEMAAAASPRVLEDLFWLGRYAERTEDLTRLLITARGLADTFRFRPYDVGAGSVPVLLTAVTAVSAAYPALAQGQDPAFRLRQVVLDAATPGTVAQSLAGLQETARAVRDQLSGDTWMVLAGVDRAIAELAATPDDTGAVLQSTHAAILSGMLALSGLASENMVRDPGWRLMDIGRRLERGQQLAALLRTTLTRVHPADVESIVIESVLAVAESGLTYRRRYRGRVQVGTVLELLLLDAGNPRSLAYQVNAISEDLRMLPEASGTSRPERLTEELATTLRRARPAQMDDVDAAGTRPELVDFLAHVHDALRNLADAVATSHFWRSRPMLPLGQEIRPGYGR, from the coding sequence ATGACGGCGGTCCTGCGGACCGGCGCCGAGTCGCTGGTCGAGCGCTACCTGAGCCGGTACGGGATGTTCGCGCCGGTCGATTCGGACACCCCGCGCCGGTACGACGAGATGACCGGGACCTCGGGCGTGCTCCTGCCCGGATGGGCCGAGATCGCCGGGGCCCTCGACTCGATCGGCCGGGACGGTCTGGCCGCCCTGACCGACCTGGTCGACCGCAAACTCGAGGACGACGGCGTCACGTACACGCCGGTCAGCGCCGGGCAGCAGGCGGCCACTCCACCGGACGCGGCCGCGGTCGCGCCGCAGCGGTGGGAGCTCGATCCGGTGCCGCTGCTGATCGACGCCGGCGACTGGGCCCGGCTGGAATCGGGCCTGCGGCAGCGGTCGGTGTTGCTCGACGCGCTGTTGACCGACATCTACTCCTCGCGCAGCGTGCTGACCGGCGGTCTGGTGCCGCCGGAGCTGATCTTCGAACACGACCACTACCTGCGTCAGGCCCACGGGATCAGGATTCCCGGGGCGCACCAGTTGTTCTTCCACGCGGTGGATGTGTGTCGCGGCCCGGAGGGCGCATTCCAGGCGCTGGGCGACCGGACCCAGGCTCCGAGCGGGGCCGGATACGCGATGGCCGACCGCCGGGTCGTCTCCCGGGTGCTGCCCGAGTTGTTCCGGCGCAGCGCCCCCCGAGGTTTGGGCAACTTCTTCCACAGCATCCTGGGGTCCCTGCAGGCCGTGGCCCCGACCGGCGCGGAGAACCCGCGGATCGTCGTGCTCAGCCCGGGGACCCACTCCGAGACGGCGTTCGACCAGGCGTTCCTGGCGTCGATGCTGGGCCTCCCGCTCGTGGAGAGCGCCGACCTGACCGTCCGCGGCGGGCGCCTGTGGATGCGGGCCCTCGGGCGGTACGAACCGGTGGACGTGGTGCTGCGGCGGGTCGACGCGAACTGGTCCGATCCGCTGGACCTGCGTCCGGATTCCCAACTCGGGGTGGTCGGGCTCACCGAGGCCTGCCGTCGCGGCACCGTCACCGTGGTGAACAGCCTCGGCAGCGGTGTCCTGGAGAACCCGGGGCTGTTGCCGTACCTGCCCGCGCTGGCCCGAGAGCTGCTCGGCGAAGACCTGAAACTGCAGTCGGTGCCGACCTTCTGGTGTGGTGAGGCAAGCGGCCTCTCCCACGTGCTGGCCCACCTGGACGACATGGTGCTGCGCCCCACCGGCGCCGGCGCATCGGTGGTGCCCTCCTTGCTCAGTCAGGGCGAGCAGGACGCCTGGCGAACCCGGCTGGCGGCGGAACCGACCCGCTGGGTGGGGCAGCAGCGGGCGACCTTCTCCGAGGCACCGGCGGTCGGCGCCGACGGGTTGGCGGCGCGACGCGTCGGGATGCGGCTGTTCACGGTGGCGCACCAGTCCGGGTACGTCGCCATGGCCGGTGGCCTGGGCCGGGTCGTCAGCGATGTGGCCTCGCCGCCCCGTGATCACACACCCGGGCCGTCCGTGGCCAAGGACATCTGGGTCCGGTCCGTCCGGGCCGAGCCGACGTCCGGCGCCGAACCGGTCAGCCGGCTGGACTCCGGCCCGCTGGTCGAACCGGTCGAGATGGCGGCCGCCGCGTCACCGCGGGTCCTGGAGGACCTGTTCTGGCTCGGCCGGTACGCCGAGCGGACCGAGGACCTGACGCGGCTGCTGATCACCGCCCGGGGCCTGGCCGACACGTTCCGGTTCCGTCCGTACGACGTCGGCGCCGGCTCGGTCCCGGTGCTCCTGACCGCGGTGACCGCTGTTTCGGCCGCCTATCCGGCACTGGCCCAGGGACAAGACCCGGCCTTCCGGCTGCGTCAGGTGGTGCTCGACGCCGCCACCCCGGGCACCGTGGCCCAGTCGCTGGCCGGACTGCAGGAGACGGCCCGCGCCGTTCGCGACCAATTGTCGGGCGACACCTGGATGGTGCTGGCCGGGGTCGACCGGGCCATCGCCGAACTGGCGGCGACACCGGACGACACCGGCGCCGTCCTGCAGTCCACGCACGCCGCGATCCTGTCCGGGATGCTCGCGCTGTCCGGTCTGGCCAGCGAGAACATGGTCCGCGACCCCGGTTGGCGCCTGATGGACATCGGCCGCCGGCTGGAGCGCGGCCAGCAACTGGCCGCCCTGCTCCGAACCACGCTGACCCGGGTGCACCCGGCCGACGTCGAGAGCATCGTCATCGAGTCGGTGCTGGCCGTGGCCGAGTCCGGGCTGACCTACCGCCGTCGCTACCGCGGCCGGGTCCAGGTCGGGACGGTGCTCGAGCTGCTGTTGCTCGACGCCGGCAATCCCCGTTCGCTGGCCTATCAGGTGAACGCGATCTCCGAGGACCTCAGGATGCTGCCGGAGGCCTCGGGTACCAGCCGACCCGAGCGGCTCACCGAAGAACTGGCGACCACGTTGCGGCGGGCCCGCCCAGCCCAGATGGACGACGTCGACGCCGCCGGCACCCGGCCCGAACTGGTTGATTTCCTGGCCCACGTGCACGACGCCCTGCGCAATCTGGCCGATGCCGTTGCGACGTCACATTTCTGGCGGTCCCGACCGATGTTGCCGCTCGGCCAGGAGATCCGCCCCGGGTACGGCCGATGA
- a CDS encoding transglutaminase family protein: MGIKVALEHRTTYKFDRLVTINPHVVRLRPAPHSRTKIESYSFTVTPADHFLNWQQDPFGNFLARLVFPERATELSITVGIVADLQVFNPFDFFIEEYAEFYGFRYAPDLIADLEPYLRPVDEAEPGSGPGEVVRNWVAGLNIAPKTRMIDFLVQINAAVQGDVGYSVRMEPGVQTPDHTLTTAIGSCRDSAWLLVSVLRQLGLAARFVSGYLVQLASDVPSLDGPSGPPADFTDLHAWCEVFVPGAGWIGLDATSGLFAGEGHIPLSATPHPSSAAAITGTTGIAQTTLEYSNTVIRVHEDPRVTLPYSPDQWAAIQQLGTDVDRRLAEGDVRLTMGGEPTFVSIDDFAAPEWTVAADGPAKRERAGVLANRLAEIYARGGLVQRSQGKWYPGEPLPRWAISLYWRTDGVPLWRQPALLADPWARPAGTAAADPLAPKVKLPAPTPGQVSVAQAFAQAVASSFGLPDSQVRPAYEDAVARLAQQVRLPAGEPPVDLDPDADGPDRRAELVAALDGTVHQPTAFVLPLCRVTPEGADDEVWGSPNWSLRRGRIVLLAGDSPAGLRLPLDSVSWVPPEPPVESDPLRTKAPLNPEPHHAVVLDDPAGLPTTALVVEQRGEHLYVFLPPFEELDPFVELIGLIEDAARTLRTAVVIEGYAPPPDSRLTSMSVTPDPGVIEVNVQPTSSWAQQVELATTLYEQARQTRLGTETFAVDGVHGGTGGGNHITLGGVTPAESPLLRRPDLLVSLLTYWQRHPSLSYLFSGRFIGPTSQAPRVDEGRPESVYELEIAFAEIERQTATDGTSSPWIIDRALRHLLTDLTGNTHRAEFCIDKLYSPDSARGRLGLLELRGFEMPPHAQMSLVQALLVRSLVARFWERPLKARLIRHGENLHGRHLLPHFVIADIAAVAADLRDHGIDFATSWFDPFTEFRFPRIGTVSVAGVGIEFRSAIEPWNVLGEEATAGGMARYVDSSVERMQVLLDGADRGRHVLTCNGYPVPLMDTETPGRQVAGIRYRAWQPPSALHPSIAPHAPLVFDLIDTDTGVSLGGATYHVVHPGGRSYDTPPVNALEAEARRTSRFEASGHTSGTVDVALIRERAARLAVDQAPIGLLDLRRATAIGR; this comes from the coding sequence GTGGGCATCAAGGTCGCGCTGGAACACCGGACCACCTACAAGTTCGACCGGCTGGTCACCATCAACCCGCACGTCGTCCGTCTGCGTCCGGCGCCACACTCCCGCACCAAGATCGAGTCGTACTCCTTCACGGTGACCCCGGCCGATCATTTCCTGAACTGGCAGCAGGACCCGTTCGGCAACTTCCTGGCCCGGCTGGTGTTCCCGGAGCGCGCCACGGAGCTGTCGATCACCGTCGGCATCGTCGCCGACCTGCAGGTGTTCAACCCGTTCGACTTCTTCATCGAGGAGTACGCCGAGTTCTACGGGTTCCGTTACGCCCCTGACCTCATCGCCGACCTCGAGCCGTACCTGCGTCCGGTCGACGAGGCCGAACCCGGCAGCGGGCCCGGCGAGGTGGTGCGCAACTGGGTGGCCGGCCTGAACATCGCCCCGAAGACCCGCATGATCGACTTCCTGGTCCAGATCAACGCGGCCGTCCAGGGCGACGTGGGGTACTCCGTCCGGATGGAACCCGGTGTGCAGACCCCGGACCACACGCTGACCACGGCCATCGGTTCCTGCCGGGACTCGGCCTGGCTCCTGGTTTCCGTGCTGCGGCAGCTCGGCCTGGCCGCCCGCTTCGTCTCCGGCTACCTGGTCCAGCTCGCGTCGGACGTCCCGTCGCTGGACGGCCCGTCCGGACCGCCGGCCGACTTCACCGATCTGCACGCCTGGTGCGAGGTGTTCGTTCCGGGCGCCGGCTGGATCGGGCTGGACGCCACGTCGGGGCTGTTCGCCGGGGAGGGGCACATCCCGCTCTCGGCCACCCCGCACCCGTCCAGTGCGGCCGCCATCACCGGGACGACCGGCATCGCGCAGACCACCCTGGAGTACTCCAACACCGTCATCCGGGTGCACGAGGACCCCCGCGTGACGCTCCCGTACTCGCCCGACCAGTGGGCCGCGATCCAACAGCTGGGTACCGACGTCGACCGGCGGCTGGCCGAGGGCGACGTCCGGCTGACCATGGGCGGCGAGCCGACCTTCGTGTCGATCGACGACTTCGCGGCCCCCGAATGGACGGTCGCCGCTGACGGCCCGGCCAAGCGGGAACGAGCCGGCGTGCTGGCCAACCGGCTGGCCGAGATCTACGCCCGCGGCGGCCTGGTCCAGCGCAGCCAGGGCAAGTGGTACCCGGGTGAGCCGCTGCCCCGGTGGGCCATCTCGTTGTACTGGCGGACGGACGGCGTCCCGCTGTGGCGGCAACCGGCGCTGCTGGCCGATCCGTGGGCCAGGCCGGCCGGGACCGCCGCGGCGGATCCCTTGGCGCCCAAGGTGAAACTCCCGGCCCCGACCCCGGGGCAGGTCAGTGTCGCGCAGGCGTTCGCGCAGGCCGTCGCGTCCAGCTTCGGGCTGCCGGACTCGCAGGTGCGCCCGGCCTACGAGGACGCCGTGGCCCGGCTGGCCCAACAGGTGCGCCTGCCGGCCGGGGAACCGCCGGTCGACCTCGACCCGGACGCCGACGGGCCGGATCGGCGAGCCGAACTCGTCGCGGCCTTGGACGGTACGGTCCACCAGCCGACGGCCTTCGTGCTGCCGCTGTGCCGGGTCACCCCCGAGGGCGCCGACGACGAGGTGTGGGGAAGCCCGAACTGGTCGTTGCGCAGGGGCCGGATCGTGCTGCTGGCCGGTGATTCGCCGGCCGGTCTGCGGCTACCGCTGGACTCCGTGTCCTGGGTGCCGCCGGAACCCCCGGTCGAATCGGACCCGCTGCGCACCAAGGCCCCGCTCAACCCGGAGCCGCACCACGCGGTGGTGCTGGACGATCCGGCCGGGTTGCCGACGACCGCACTGGTCGTCGAGCAGCGGGGCGAGCACTTGTACGTGTTCCTCCCGCCGTTCGAGGAGCTGGACCCGTTCGTCGAACTGATCGGCCTCATCGAGGACGCGGCGCGCACCCTGCGGACCGCCGTTGTCATCGAGGGATACGCGCCGCCCCCGGACTCGCGGCTGACCAGCATGTCGGTGACCCCCGATCCGGGGGTCATCGAGGTCAACGTGCAGCCGACGTCCAGCTGGGCCCAGCAGGTGGAGCTGGCCACCACGTTGTACGAGCAGGCCCGGCAGACCCGCCTCGGCACCGAGACGTTCGCCGTCGACGGCGTGCACGGCGGTACCGGCGGGGGCAACCACATCACCCTCGGCGGCGTCACCCCGGCCGAGTCCCCGCTGCTCCGCCGCCCCGACCTGCTGGTCTCGCTGCTGACCTACTGGCAGCGCCATCCGAGCCTGTCGTACCTGTTCTCCGGACGGTTCATCGGCCCGACGTCACAGGCCCCCCGGGTCGACGAGGGCCGTCCGGAATCGGTGTACGAACTGGAGATCGCCTTCGCCGAGATCGAGCGCCAGACCGCGACGGACGGGACGTCGTCGCCGTGGATCATCGACCGGGCGCTGCGGCACCTGCTCACCGACCTCACCGGCAACACCCACCGGGCCGAGTTCTGCATCGACAAGCTCTACTCGCCCGACTCGGCGCGAGGCCGGCTCGGCCTGCTGGAGCTCCGCGGGTTCGAGATGCCGCCGCACGCCCAGATGTCGCTGGTGCAGGCGCTGCTGGTGCGCTCGCTGGTGGCCCGCTTCTGGGAGAGGCCGTTGAAGGCCCGGTTGATCCGGCACGGAGAGAACCTGCACGGGCGGCACCTGTTGCCGCACTTCGTCATCGCCGACATCGCGGCGGTCGCCGCCGACCTGCGCGATCACGGCATCGACTTCGCGACCAGCTGGTTCGATCCGTTCACCGAATTCCGGTTCCCCCGGATCGGCACGGTCAGCGTGGCCGGCGTCGGCATCGAGTTCCGGTCGGCCATCGAACCGTGGAACGTACTGGGGGAGGAAGCGACCGCCGGTGGCATGGCGCGCTACGTCGACTCGTCGGTGGAGCGGATGCAGGTGCTTCTGGACGGCGCCGACCGCGGCCGTCACGTGCTGACCTGCAACGGGTATCCGGTGCCGCTGATGGACACCGAGACCCCGGGCCGCCAGGTCGCCGGCATCCGGTACCGGGCCTGGCAGCCGCCCAGCGCCCTGCACCCGAGCATCGCCCCCCACGCCCCACTGGTGTTCGACCTGATCGACACCGACACCGGGGTCTCGCTGGGCGGCGCGACGTATCACGTCGTCCATCCGGGCGGGCGGTCCTACGACACCCCGCCGGTGAACGCCCTGGAGGCCGAGGCCCGCCGGACCAGTCGGTTCGAGGCGTCCGGCCACACCAGCGGCACGGTCGACGTTGCGCTGATCCGCGAGCGGGCGGCCCGGCTGGCGGTCGATCAAGCCCCCATCGGCCTCCTGGACCTGAGGCGGGCCACCGCCATCGGCCGGTGA
- a CDS encoding transglutaminase family protein, with the protein MSTHRRYRIEHRTAYHYSDTVSASYGRGYLRPRELPWQDCEQYSLVIEPTPSDAADSTDVYGNVDSYFHVTSSHTDLVVTGVSVVQVRRPELDLAAAARPWEEAQVGAVDAEGVEFLLASPYIQITDEVREYAAVSFTPGRPAGESLLDLVHRIHADFRYRSGATTVGTPIPRILAEREGVCQDFAHLVVACARAHRVPARYVSGYLATDPPPGRERMVGVDASHAWAAVRLPGGHWLAVDPTNDQLVDERYTTVAWGRDYGDVPPLRGVIFTDAETSTMKVAVDVAPL; encoded by the coding sequence ATGAGCACGCACCGGCGATACCGCATCGAACATCGCACGGCTTACCACTACTCGGACACCGTCTCGGCGTCCTACGGGCGGGGCTATCTGCGTCCGCGGGAGCTGCCGTGGCAGGACTGCGAGCAGTACAGCCTGGTGATCGAACCGACGCCGTCCGACGCCGCCGACTCCACCGATGTCTACGGCAACGTGGACAGCTACTTCCACGTCACCAGTTCGCACACCGACCTGGTGGTCACCGGAGTGTCGGTGGTGCAGGTACGACGGCCCGAACTCGACCTGGCCGCGGCCGCCCGTCCATGGGAGGAGGCGCAGGTCGGTGCCGTCGATGCCGAAGGGGTCGAATTCCTGCTGGCCTCGCCGTACATCCAGATCACCGACGAGGTCCGGGAGTACGCGGCCGTCAGCTTCACCCCCGGCCGGCCGGCCGGGGAGTCTCTCCTGGACCTGGTGCACCGCATCCACGCGGACTTCCGGTACCGGTCCGGGGCGACGACCGTCGGCACCCCGATCCCGAGGATCCTGGCCGAGCGGGAGGGCGTCTGTCAGGACTTCGCCCACCTGGTCGTGGCCTGCGCCCGGGCCCACCGGGTGCCGGCCCGCTACGTCTCCGGATACCTGGCGACCGACCCGCCGCCCGGCCGGGAGCGGATGGTCGGGGTGGACGCCAGCCACGCGTGGGCGGCGGTGCGCCTGCCCGGTGGCCACTGGCTGGCCGTCGATCCGACCAACGATCAGCTGGTCGACGAGCGATACACCACGGTCGCCTGGGGCCGGGACTACGGTGACGTCCCGCCCCTGCGAGGAGTGATCTTCACCGATGCCGAAACCAGCACCATGAAGGTCGCGGTGGACGTCGCGCCGCTGTGA
- a CDS encoding ABC transporter permease subunit, with product MLRNVTAKTLYDQRRSLLAWAVSLVLLIAMYIAIWPSIRDQPAMTDFLNNMPKAMRSLFAMSGADMSTPIGYLKVEVLSLMGPLLVLIYAITAGSASVAGEEDRHTLDLLMANPISRTRLVLDKAAAMIAGTLLLAGVIAAALLVESPLAGMTLPAGRIIAAMIHLALLAMVFGSLALAVGATTGHVVASRAVPAVTAVIAYIVNGLGPQVSWLAPFQKFSPFYQYSGHDPLINGLSWPAVLVAVGTVAVLTALGVAGFRRRDVAA from the coding sequence GTGCTGCGCAACGTCACCGCCAAGACGCTGTACGACCAGCGCCGCAGCCTGCTCGCCTGGGCCGTGTCGCTGGTGTTGCTCATTGCCATGTACATCGCCATCTGGCCGAGCATCCGCGACCAGCCGGCCATGACCGACTTCCTCAACAACATGCCGAAGGCCATGCGCTCGCTGTTCGCGATGTCCGGCGCCGACATGAGCACCCCGATCGGCTACCTCAAGGTCGAGGTGCTCTCCCTGATGGGGCCGCTGCTCGTCCTGATCTACGCGATCACCGCCGGATCGGCATCGGTCGCCGGTGAGGAGGACCGGCACACGCTGGATCTGCTGATGGCCAACCCGATCAGCCGCACGCGTCTGGTGCTGGACAAGGCGGCCGCCATGATCGCCGGAACTTTGCTGCTGGCCGGGGTCATCGCGGCCGCTCTGCTCGTCGAGAGCCCGCTGGCGGGCATGACCCTGCCGGCCGGCCGGATCATCGCCGCGATGATCCACCTGGCCCTGCTGGCCATGGTGTTCGGATCCCTGGCGTTGGCCGTCGGCGCGACCACCGGCCACGTCGTCGCCAGCCGGGCCGTGCCCGCGGTGACGGCCGTGATCGCTTACATCGTCAACGGTCTCGGCCCGCAGGTGTCCTGGCTTGCCCCCTTCCAGAAGTTCTCGCCGTTCTACCAGTACTCCGGGCACGACCCGTTGATCAACGGTCTGTCCTGGCCGGCGGTACTGGTGGCGGTCGGCACCGTCGCCGTCCTGACCGCACTGGGCGTGGCTGGGTTCCGCCGCCGAGATGTGGCGGCCTGA
- a CDS encoding zinc-binding metallopeptidase family protein, producing MRDFLCPNCGQRLAFENSVCLNCGSNLGFDLDARDFVLVGPSGLTGEQPPRRMCANLNIASCNWVVPMDAPTGLCRSCALTRTRPSDADLVALPEFAAAEAAKRRLVVELVELGLPINGRDVDPEFGLCFDLLSSEHEQVMTGHDNGVITLDLAESDDVHREQLRVSMDEPYRTLLGHFRHEIGHYYFSVLAEQWPTRGEFQTLFGDPDADYQQALDRHYSQGAPPGWEDTYVSSYATMHPAEDWAETFAHYLHIRDTIDTAAAFGIAPAGATVDRPLAGDAGFDRIIELWLPLSWSLNMINRSMGHQDLYPFVLPPAVLRKMRLVHKLVAAA from the coding sequence ATGCGCGACTTCCTGTGCCCCAACTGCGGCCAGCGGCTGGCCTTCGAGAACTCCGTCTGCCTGAACTGCGGCAGCAACCTGGGCTTCGACCTCGACGCCCGGGACTTCGTACTGGTCGGCCCCAGCGGCCTGACCGGCGAACAACCGCCTCGCCGGATGTGCGCCAACCTGAACATCGCGTCCTGCAACTGGGTCGTGCCCATGGACGCGCCGACCGGATTGTGCCGCTCGTGCGCACTCACCCGGACCCGCCCGTCCGACGCCGACCTGGTGGCTCTGCCGGAGTTCGCCGCGGCCGAGGCGGCCAAGCGTCGACTGGTCGTCGAACTGGTGGAACTCGGCCTGCCGATCAACGGCCGGGACGTCGACCCGGAGTTCGGGTTGTGCTTCGACCTGCTCTCCAGCGAGCACGAGCAGGTGATGACCGGCCACGACAACGGCGTCATCACCCTCGACCTGGCCGAGAGCGACGACGTGCACCGGGAGCAGCTCCGGGTGTCGATGGACGAGCCGTACCGCACCCTGCTCGGACACTTCCGGCACGAGATCGGGCACTACTACTTCTCGGTCCTGGCCGAGCAGTGGCCGACCCGCGGCGAGTTCCAGACGCTGTTCGGTGACCCGGACGCCGACTACCAGCAGGCGCTTGACCGCCACTACTCGCAGGGCGCCCCGCCCGGATGGGAGGACACCTACGTCTCGTCCTACGCCACCATGCACCCGGCCGAGGACTGGGCCGAGACCTTCGCCCACTACCTGCACATCCGCGACACCATCGACACCGCAGCCGCTTTCGGTATCGCCCCGGCCGGCGCGACGGTGGACCGGCCGCTGGCCGGCGACGCCGGGTTCGATCGCATCATCGAGCTGTGGCTGCCGCTGTCGTGGTCGCTGAACATGATCAACCGGTCGATGGGGCACCAGGACCTCTACCCGTTCGTGCTGCCGCCGGCCGTGCTGCGCAAGATGCGTCTGGTGCACAAGCTGGTGGCGGCCGCGTAG
- a CDS encoding ABC transporter ATP-binding protein: protein MGDEAVVRTAALSKSFKGTVALRDVDLTIERGEIFGYLGPNGAGKTTTLRLLMGMLRPTSGRATVLGQDAWQHAVDVHRRVGYLPGEPALYGKLTGHQHVSYFGHLRRDPDNKSAARLAARLDLELDRPARELSKGNRQKLALVLAMMSGPELLILDEPTSGLDPIVQQEFHTLLREHTEAGGSVLLSSHVLGEVQRVADRIGVVRAGRLIAVERMADLRVKSLHHVAARFTDEVGAEEFSSVDGVRDLVVAGPAMTCMATQSALDGLLRQVTRHRVVDLDCAEADLEETFLAYYGGGDHDAT from the coding sequence ATGGGAGACGAGGCGGTGGTCCGGACGGCCGCCCTGAGCAAATCGTTCAAGGGCACCGTCGCCCTGCGGGACGTCGACCTGACCATCGAGCGAGGGGAGATCTTCGGCTACCTGGGACCCAACGGGGCGGGTAAGACCACGACCCTGAGGCTGCTGATGGGCATGTTGCGGCCGACCAGCGGGCGCGCCACCGTGCTGGGCCAGGATGCCTGGCAGCACGCCGTCGACGTGCATCGCCGGGTCGGCTACCTCCCCGGTGAGCCCGCCCTGTACGGCAAACTGACCGGGCACCAGCACGTGTCCTACTTCGGCCATCTGCGCCGGGACCCGGACAACAAGTCGGCCGCCCGACTGGCTGCCCGGCTCGACCTGGAGCTGGATCGACCGGCCCGGGAACTGTCGAAGGGCAACCGGCAGAAACTGGCCCTGGTGCTGGCGATGATGTCCGGCCCCGAACTGTTGATCCTGGACGAACCCACGAGCGGGCTCGACCCGATCGTGCAGCAGGAGTTCCACACCCTCCTGCGGGAGCACACCGAGGCCGGCGGCAGTGTGCTGCTCTCCTCCCACGTGCTGGGCGAGGTGCAGCGGGTGGCCGACCGGATCGGGGTGGTCCGCGCGGGCCGGTTGATCGCCGTCGAGCGGATGGCCGATCTCCGGGTGAAGTCGCTGCATCACGTGGCCGCCCGGTTCACCGACGAGGTAGGCGCGGAGGAGTTCAGCTCGGTGGACGGCGTCCGGGACCTGGTGGTGGCCGGCCCGGCGATGACCTGCATGGCCACTCAATCGGCGCTCGACGGGCTGCTCCGACAGGTCACCCGGCACCGGGTGGTCGACCTGGACTGCGCCGAGGCCGATCTGGAGGAGACCTTCCTGGCCTACTACGGAGGTGGCGATCACGATGCCACTTGA